In Labilibaculum sp. DW002, the genomic window TTGTACTTATCTCTCAAATCGTTCTTCTTAACCAATTAAAATCCTAAACTTTGGTTGCTCAGTAAACTGGGCTACAAAAATACTTTCTTTTTAAGCATTTCAAAATCAAAATGAAAGATTATTTAAAATGATTCCATTCTTTAGCTCCAAATTGAGGTAATAAAAAAGAAATAAAATCTACAACAACATATTATGATTATGGAATGTTTTTTGATAATTTCACAAAATCAAACTTATCGAATCACAGCATGAACAAACTTAAATTCCTTTACTTACTCTTATTTATTTCAATACTGGCATCCTGCTCAAAAAGCAGTGATGCGCCTAATTCCCCCGAAATACCAGAAGATTTAAATCCAAAACACCTTACAATTTTCAGTGTTAATGATGTTCATGGACAAATAGATAATTTCTCTAAGATCAAATCCATTATCGACAAAGAAAGAGAATCAACAAATGTACTCGTAGTATCGGGCGGCGATCTATTTTCTGGCAATCCCGTTGTCGACAATCATCCTGAGAAAGGATATCCAATGATAGACCTAATGAATCGAATTGGATTTGATGCAGCTGTAATCGGTAATCATGAATTTGACTATGGCACTCAATTTCTCAAGAAACGAATGGAGCAATCAGATTTTGCATGGGTATGTGCAAATGTAGATATGCAAAATTCAGACGTACCAGAACCATTTGAATACAAAACAATAACAAAAGAAAACATAAAAATATCTCTACTCGGCTTAGTTGAAACCAACGGAAAAGATGATGGGATCATTCCTTCAACTCATCCATGGAGAGTTAAAGACATTCTATTCGAAAGAGCAGAAGACATCGCTTCACTTTTTTCCAAGGTAAAAGAAGAGGAAAAATCGGACTTATACATCGCCCTAAGTCATTTAGGGAAAAATGGCGATAGTAACTTAGCAAACAACTTCCCCTATTTTGATTTAATAATAGGTGGTCACTCGCATTCAAAATTATCTACTGAAGTAAATGGCATTCCAATCTTTCAGGCAGGTAGCAATCTTAACTATTTAGGTAAAATTTCGCTTACAGTCACAAACAAAAAAATCGAATCAATTTCCTACGAATTAATCGAGCTAAACGATATTAATGAATATGACTCAGATTTAAAAACGCTTATCGACGAATACAATAATCAGGAATATTTAACAGATGTGATTGGTTATTCCAGCAGATACCATGATGGGGGTATGGTTGGTTGTTTCTACACCGATGCTTTACGAATTAAAATGAATGTTGATGTTTGCTTTCAAAATACAGGAGGTATTCGCTCAAGCTTAAACGAGGGAAATATTACAAAAAGGGAAATTTACGAAATAACTCCTTTTAATAATGGGACGGTAATTTACACGATGTCTGTTCTTGACATCAAAAAATTTCTGCGAGGATCGGGATCTGGCTTCTACTATTCTGGAATAAAAATTGAACAGGTTGATCGAGATGTTGAAATAAGAGATCTTCAAAACAATGTACTGGACGATGAAACGACTCTAACAGTAGGACTAAATGATTATATTCCTGCGGTTCATGATAGTTACTTTCCAGACAATGCACAAATACAGTCAATGACTGATGCAGAAACGATTATTAGTTATTTAGAAGAAACTTCAAATCAAGTAGATTACCCTATTTGCGATCGTTATTTTAGAATGAATTAACCAATGAATATTAAAATGATCAAGGCTATTTACGTTTTGATCATTTTAATATATCAGCCCATTTTCTCCACTCAATTTCATATACGGCATGAGGAATATTTGTCTCTTCTGTGGATATATACAAAGAATCATTGTCATCAAAAACAATTGCTTCTGTTTGTGCTCCACCAAGCGAGCTTAGATCCAAACGCAAACTTTTCCCTGAAAAGAAATCTGTTCCTTTATAGGATGAAAATAGCAACACATAAGTGCGATAGTCTTTGTAACCAACCAATGCCAATACCTTACCATCTGAGCTAAGATCGGCACCTGTAATCAATAAATCTGCATCAAACTCCGCTTTCACCTTCAAGCTTTGATTTTTAAAATCTTTCGACGCCACATACATTCGAGTTTTATAGTCAGCCCAATTTTTTGAAAAGAAATACAAGGAATCACGAAAAGCAACAAAAGCTTCACAATCGTAATCATGATTTTGCTTTCGTGGGACAAACACATCTTGATCTGCCCAAG contains:
- a CDS encoding bifunctional metallophosphatase/5'-nucleotidase; protein product: MNKLKFLYLLLFISILASCSKSSDAPNSPEIPEDLNPKHLTIFSVNDVHGQIDNFSKIKSIIDKERESTNVLVVSGGDLFSGNPVVDNHPEKGYPMIDLMNRIGFDAAVIGNHEFDYGTQFLKKRMEQSDFAWVCANVDMQNSDVPEPFEYKTITKENIKISLLGLVETNGKDDGIIPSTHPWRVKDILFERAEDIASLFSKVKEEEKSDLYIALSHLGKNGDSNLANNFPYFDLIIGGHSHSKLSTEVNGIPIFQAGSNLNYLGKISLTVTNKKIESISYELIELNDINEYDSDLKTLIDEYNNQEYLTDVIGYSSRYHDGGMVGCFYTDALRIKMNVDVCFQNTGGIRSSLNEGNITKREIYEITPFNNGTVIYTMSVLDIKKFLRGSGSGFYYSGIKIEQVDRDVEIRDLQNNVLDDETTLTVGLNDYIPAVHDSYFPDNAQIQSMTDAETIISYLEETSNQVDYPICDRYFRMN